In one window of Nicotiana tabacum cultivar K326 chromosome 12, ASM71507v2, whole genome shotgun sequence DNA:
- the LOC107819972 gene encoding meiosis-specific protein ASY1-like — MVSPAEISSFNAFLISTTVTVQKLKESEITEQDSLLLTRNLMRIALFNIAYVRGLFPEEYFSDKSVPALEMKIKKLMPMDAESRRLIDWMEKGVYDAFQKKYLKTLLFSVCEKIGGPMIEEYAFSFCYSNSDSQEVSMNVNRIGMKKGGTFKCNSTAEITPNQMRSSACKMVRTLIQLMRTLDKMPEERTILMKLLYYDDVTPADYEPPFFRSCTEEEAVNPWTKSPLEMEVGNVNSKHFVLALKLKSILDPCEDENDNNQDISVSLGADSFQGDDSESDSEFSHSDDDQYIVAPIEKQDAQDNGNMDDEDDTQDPDEDEQQFARLKDWINSYHLDKIEVTDVLSHFPDISVVLAEDIIEKLVKEGILSRAGTDCYIINKQMKFNYEFDIVKEEINGQKYPKGNQTQHGKGEEYMYMKALYHALPMNYVTISKLQSKLAGEANQTTVKKLLNKMTQDGFVEASSNRRLGKRVIHSDLTEKKLVEVKKVLEKDAMDVDMNKSENNHRDLSTCGALRSIGSYLTRTRGKSDAFQNGSALSDQTVSKRRDHE; from the exons ATGGTGAGCCCAGCAGAGATATCATCGTTTAATGCTTTTCTCATTTCAACTACG GTTACTGTTCAGAAACTGAAGGAATCAGAAATTACAGAGCAGGACTCACTCCTCCTT ACAAGGAACTTGATGCGCATTGCTTTATTCAACATTGCTTACGTCAGAGGCCTGTTTCCTGAGGAATATTTTAGTGATAAATCTGTTCCAGCTTTAG AGATGAAAATTAAGAAACTCATGCCCATGGATGCTGAATCACGTCGACTGATTGATTGGATGGAAAAAG GTGTTTATGATGCATTTCAGAAGAAGTATCTTAAAACACTCTTGTTCAGCGTGTGCGAAAAAATAGGTGGCCCAATGATCGAGGAATATGCAT TTTCTTTCTGTTACTCAAACTCTGACAGCCAAGAAGTGTCAATGAATGTCAATCGCATTGGAATGAAGAAAGGGGGAACATTCAAGTGCAATTCAACCGCTGAAATAACTCCCAATCAGATGAG GAGTTCTGCTTGTAAAATGGTCCGTACATTGATTCAGTTGATGAGAACTTTGGATAAGATGCCAGAAGAG CGAACGATACTGATGAAGCTCCTTTATTATGATGATGTCACT CCTGCTGATTACGAGCCTCCTTTCTTTAGAAGCTGCACTGAAGAGGAGGCTGTTAATCCATGGACTAAAAGTCCTTTGGAAATGGAGGTTGGCAATGTCAATAGCAAGCATTTTGTGTTAGCTCTGAAG CTTAAGAGCATTCTTGATCCCTGTGAGGATGAGAATGACAACAATCAAGATATTAGTGTGAGCTTGGGAGCTGATTCCTTCCAGGGTGATGACAGCGAATCTGATAGTGAG TTCAGTCACTCTGATGATGACCAATACATAGTTGCCCCAATTG AGAAGCAAGATGCTCAGGATAATGGTAATATGGATGATGAAG ATGATACTCAGGATCCAGATGAAGATGAGCAACAATTTGCTAGGCTAAAGGACTGGATCAACTCATACCACCTTGACAAAATTGAAGTGACTGATGTTCTGTCTCATTTCCCTGACATATCAGTG GTCTTGGCTGAAG ACATTATAGAAAAGCTTGTTAAGGAAGGCATACTTTCACGTGCTGGCACAGACTGTTACATCATTAACAAGCAAATG AAATTCAACTATGAGTTCGACATTGTGAAAGAAGAAATTAACGGCCAGAAATACCCAAAAGGCAACCAAACTCAGCATGGCAAGGGtgaagaatacatgtacatgaag GCTTTGTATCATGCTCTTCCAATGAACTATGTAACTATTAGCAAACTTCAAAGTAAACTAGCAGGAGAAGCAAATCAAACTACTGTGAAGAAGCTACTAAATAAAATGACACAAGATGGCTTTGTTGAGGCTAGCAGCAACCGCAGGCTAG GCAAGCGTGTGATCCACTCTGACTTGACTGAGAAAAAACTGGTTGAGGTTAAGAAGGTCTTAGAGAAAGATGCCATG GATGTGGACATGAATAAATCAG AAAATAATCATAGAGATTTATCCACTTGTGGTGCTCTCCGCTCTATTGGATCATACCTCACTCGCACAAGAGGCAAATCGGATGCATTCCAGAATGGCTCTGCCTTGAGCGATCAGACTGTCTCAAAGAGAAGGGACCATGAA
- the LOC142166944 gene encoding uncharacterized protein LOC142166944 — protein sequence MDGVISATDQQMLVSSFLEIAVGQTADAARQFLQATSWNLEEAIQLSYIGNEGGAAASVNSPQLGNDALLGDPSLSSSGVGGSSREPRLVAPSCNFEEEMKRPGVLEAEKRSTPTTDAARDNLASLCHPPFALMYHGPFEKNLLARVGEPEVTMFSGVGSFRSYIANTFKCLHHLPPFSYSNTREEKIPKLAGVGKFKDLEKNDCNCSAVHSSRNEKGRSRLNTNAALKVKDECVLSLVATLLATVMHTAVSHLPYFIAKANHIYDGDTGRIVQYIRDSPIISSFILFNSIGFVASLAIVMSILPSLPLKPWTQMAVFMYYVSYMCMIMKILPLGSWLVLFLSVPLLLLAASGKLCNFAEERPAIPLLI from the exons GCAACAAGCTGGAATCTTGAGGAAGCAATTCAGCTTTCCTACATCGGAAATGAGGGTGGGGCAGCAGCATCTGTTAATTCTCCACAATTGGGAAATGATGCGCTTCTTGGTGATCCGAGCTTGAG TTCATCGGGAGTGGGAGGTTCATCACGTGAACCTCGATTAGTTGCTCCCTCCTGCAACTTTGAGGAGGAAATGAAGCGTCCTGGAGTCCTGGAGGCAGAGAAACGTTCTACTCCTACAACAGATGCTGCTCGAGACAATCTTGCTTCTTTGTGTCATCCTCCTTTTGCCTTGATGTACCATGGGCCTTTTGAGAAG AATTTGCTGGCACGTGTTGGTGAGCCAGAAGTCACCATGTTTTCGGGTGTCGGATCTTTCAGATCGTACATAGCTAACACTTTTAAATGCTTGCATCATCTACCTCCTTTTAGTTATAGCAACACGAGAGAAGAGAAGATCCCTAAGCTGGCTGGAGTTGGCAAGTTCAAAGACCTAGAAAAGAATGACTGCAACTGCTCTGCTGTACATTCTTCCAGGAATGAGAAGGGGAGATCACGATTAAATACTAATGCTGCCCTCAAGGTAAAGGACGAATGTGTTCTATCACTTGTGGCTACTCTATTAGCTACTGTAATGCATACAGCAGTTTCTCACTTGCCTTACTTCATTGCCAAGGCTAATCACATCTATGACGGTGATACAGGTCGAATAGTCCAATATATAAGAGATTCCCCCATCATTTCTTCATTCATATTATTTAACTCAATAGGTTTTGTAGCATCATTGGCTATTGTTATGTCCATTCTGCCTAGTTTACCATTGAAACCGTGGACTCAGATGGCAGTATTTATGTATTATGTCTCCTACATGTGCATGATCATGAAAATATTACCACTGGGATCCTGGCTGGTACTCTTCCTTTCCGTCCCATTGCTATTATTGGCAGCTTCTGGAAAACTGTGCAACTTTGCAGAGGAAAGACCTGCAATTCCGCTACTTATTTAA
- the LOC107819975 gene encoding dirigent protein 6 — MIARIIFCTAVLLATLAVILIAIFSPIPHENKSKNSPWVDLSLYIQQPKISPLNFTPKKAPTDVGALIFHRLLTEGPENTSRVVGKAQGFIIPIQDFANSAFNIIYLTFNTNEFSGSLSVEAKSLTNDNKEELTVVGGTGYFAFARGLAVFGQREREHSDNFEATYHIKLQLKFPNKSKTIPR, encoded by the coding sequence ATGATAGCAAGAATTATCTTTTGCACTGCAGTTCTTCTAGCTACACTTGCAGTCATTCTCATTGCAATATTCTCACCAATACCCCACGAAAATAAATCCAAAAATTCTCCTTGGGTTGATTTATCCCTTTATATTCAACAACCTAAAATCTCCCCTTTGAATTTTACCCCTAAAAAAGCTCCAACGGATGTTGGCGCTTTGATTTTCCATCGCCTTCTCACTGAGGGGCCGGAAAACACCTCTCGAGTAGTTGGAAAAGCGCAAGGTTTTATCATCCCAATTCAAGATTTCGCGAATTCAGCATTTAATATTATTTACCTTACGTTTAATACCAATGAATTTAGTGGGAGTTTAAGTGTTGAGGCAAAGAGTTTGACAAATGATAATAAGGAAGAGCTAACTGTTGTTGGTGGCACTGGCTATTTTGCCTTTGCTCGTGGCCTAGCTGTTTTTGGACAAAGAGAAAGGGAACATTCTGATAATTTCGAAGCTACTTATCATATAAAGCTTCAATTGAAATTCCCAAATAAATCCAAAACAATTCCAAGATGA
- the LOC107819974 gene encoding kunitz trypsin inhibitor 5-like, translating into MSTTNYLKLSLLLQSLLLLACLITSQPAAPSTTTTTTPVLDIDGHELQIGSKYTILPSQNGTGGGGLALAAKDRPCPFYVMQENLESSNGLPTRFMPVDNKQNVINLSTDLNIVFLTATICVQSTAWKLGGTDEITGRRYVMSGGMTGRPGLETVSNWFRIERIGNVSSINNGYYKIVFCPGVCNNCKVVCGNVGVFNENGKRWLGLNDEPLVVRFKKVLV; encoded by the coding sequence ATGAGTACTACAAACTATCTAAAATTATCACTCCTACTCCAGAGTTTGTTATTATTAGCTTGCCTAATAACCAGCCAACCTGCAGCcccatcaacaacaacaaccacaacacCAGTGTTAGACATTGATGGCCATGAGCTCCAAATTGGCTCAAAGTACACAATTTTACCTAGTCAAAATGGGACTGGAGGAGGTGGGCTAGCACTAGCAGCTAAAGACAGGCCATGTCCTTTTTATGTCATGCAAGAAAATCTTGAATCATCCAATGGCCTTCCAACAAGATTCATGCCAGTTGACAATAaacaaaatgtcataaacctttCTACTGATTTAAACATTGTGTTTCTTACTGCCACCATTTGTGTGCAGTCCACGGCGTGGAAGCTCGGTGGAACGGACGAGATAACCGGCCGGAGGTACGTCATGAGTGGTGGCATGACTGGCCGGCCGGGGCTGGAGACAGTGAGCAATTGGTTTAGAATAGAGAGGATTGGGAATGTGAGTAGTATTAATAATGGGTATTATAAGATTGTGTTCTGTCCTGGGGTTTGTAATAATTGTAAGGTAGTGTGTGGGAATGTTGGTGTTTTTAATGAGAATGGGAAGAGATGGCTTGGGTTGAATGATGAACCACTTGTTGTTAGATTCAAGAAAGTGTTGGTATGA
- the LOC142166943 gene encoding uncharacterized protein LOC142166943, with protein sequence MKRKLHSEALQPAVKKQLRSKLPLRRRSHISPILHFSIAGNSSHLTCEFSRNSSKSSVNKETAVKKREIQGDEFRRITRAYYRKNMLENDQKKDAYLELSECSCVDSCSEIIGKIMKNEDPVDIVSKQKRNIKDIEGTEDSDAISQFLKTSADFCGKSSKNDAKINDEDVVSFNSVLQSPTESKYGKSSVQTIKCSENRAAEDVVSFNSVLQSPSELKCAHSSVQTIKCSENRVAEDVVSFNSVLQSPSESKCAHSSVQTIKCSENRAAEDVFSFNSVLQSPSESKCANSSVQTIKCSENRAAEDVFSFNSVLQSPSESKCANSSVQTIKCSENRAAEDVVSFNSVLQSPSESKCANSSVQTIKSRENRAAEFEVELSAEEQAHEKLVEAEFDLECSENFSMTDVSDDYSSAYSELQSEIFPESSDIDLSDYSLWYDDSGSQFSEKSNADATPSHTFTLFLQFSQQFFRSTVALQSPSINSSDDYISTEFTEGWEEEDEESYLMIRKRERRQLYLHDYAEEYCSTTDYGELIVQQRLQMVHWILAQATRKDLQKETMFLSVNLFDRLLSKGYFKTKRCLQIAGIACLTLAVRIEENQPYNSIRQKTFVVADTAYSCCEVVAMEWLVQEVLNYQCLLPTIYNFLWFYLKATRAGERVERTAKYLAVLALLSHDHLCYRPSTVASSLVFLASSAANLYASCYLVTKTHAKMKDDDLPECIKSLEWLVRYI encoded by the exons ATGAAACGAAAGTTACACTCAGAAGCACTTCAACCGGCGGTGAAGAAGCAGCTCCGGTCAAAGCTACCTCTCCGGCGGCGATCACATATCTCTCCGATTCTACATTTCTCTATTGCTGGTAATTCATCGCACTTGACCTGCGAATTCTCACGCAATTCGAGCAAAAGTTCCGTGAATAAGGAAACAGCAGTGAAAAAGCGTGAAATCCAAGGAGATGAATTTAGGAGAATTACTAGAGCTTATTACAGGAAGAACATGCTTGAGAATGATCAGAAGAAAGATGCTTATCTGGAATTATCGGAGTGCTCTTGTGTTGATTCGTGTTCTGAAATTATtggaaaaatcatgaaaaatgaagatcCAGTTGATATCGTATcaaaacagaaaagaaatataaaagatATTGAAGGAACTGAGGATTCAGATGCAATTTCGCAATTTCTGAAAACTTCTGCTGATTTTTGCGGTAAAAGCTCTAAAAACGATGCGAAAATCAACGATGAAGATGTTGTTTCGTTCAATTCCGTGTTACAATCGCCTACTGAGTCTAAATATGGAAAATCATCAGTTCAAACAATCAAATGTAGTGAAAACAGAGCAGCGGAAGATGTCGTTTCATTCAATTCTGTGCTTCAATCGCCTTCTGAGTTGAAATGTGCACATTCATCAGTTCAAACAATCAAATGTAGTGAAAATAGAGTAGCGGAAGATGTTGTTTCATTCAATTCTGTGCTTCAATCGCCTTCTGAGTCGAAATGTGCACATTCATCAGTTCAAACAATCAAATGTAGTGAAAACAGAGCAGCGGAAGATGTTTTTTCATTCAATTCTGTGCTACAATCGCCTTCTGAGTCCAAATGTGCAAATTCATCAGTTCAAACAATCAAATGTAGTGAAAACAGAGCAGCGGAAGATGTTTTTTCATTCAATTCTGTGCTACAATCGCCTTCTGAGTCCAAATGTGCAAATTCATCAGTTCAAACAATCAAATGTAGTGAAAACAGAGCAGCGGAAGATGTTGTTTCATTCAATTCTGTGCTACAATCGCCTTCTGAGTCGAAATGTGCAAATTCTTCAGTTCAAACAATCAAAAGTAGAGAAAACAGAGCAGCGGAATTTGAAGTAGAATTATCAGCTGAAGAACAAGCACATGAGAAGCTcgttgaagcagaatttgatcTAGAatgttctgaaaatttctcaatGACTGATGTTTCTGATGACTACTCATCAGCTTACTCCGAACTCCAGTCGGAGATTTTCCCGGAGAGTTCCGATATAGATCTCTCCGACTATAGTCTGTGGTACGACGACTCTGGAAGCCAGTTTTCTGAGAAATCGAACGCAGATGCTACTCCTTCACATACTTTCACGTTGTTTCTTCAGTTCAGTCAACAGTTTTTCAGATCAACCGTCGCTTTGCAGTCTCCTTCCATAAACTCCTCAGACGATTACATTTCTACTGAATTCACC GAGGGTTGGGAAGAAGAGGATGAAGAGAGTTATTTGATGATAAGGAAGAGAGAGAGGAGACAATTGTATCTACACGATTACGCCGAGGAGTACTGTTCTACTACGGACTACGGCGAATTAATCGTACAGCAGCGGTTGCAGATGGTTCATTGGATCCTTGCG CAAGCTACTAGGAAGGACCTTCAGAAGGAGACAATGTTCTTAAGTGTCAACCTCTTTGACCGACTTCTAAGTAAAGGGTACTTCAAAACCAAAAGATGCCTTCAAATTGCTGGCATAGCCTGCCTTACTCTGGCAGTCAGGATCGAAGAAAACCAGCCTTACAACAG CATCCGCCAGAAGACATTCGTTGTTGCAGACACTGCATATAGCTGTTGTGAAGTGGTGGCTATGGAGTGGCTGGTGCAGGAGGTCCTCAACTACCAGTGCTTGCTTCCCACAATATACAACTTCTTATG GTTCTATCTTAAAGCTACTAGAGCTGGCGAACGTGTGGAAAGGACTGCGAAATACCTGGCAGTACTAGCTTTGCTCAGTCATGATCACTTGTGCTACAGACCATCAACTGTAGCTTCCTCACTGGTGTTTCTCGCTTCATCAGCTGCAAATCTTTATGCCTCCTGCTATTTGGTCACAAAG actcatgccaaaatgaaagacgACGATTTACCTGAATGCATAAAG AGCTTGGAATGGTTGGTGAGGTACATATGA
- the LOC107819976 gene encoding protein RGF1 INDUCIBLE TRANSCRIPTION FACTOR 1-like, with protein sequence MLFLTTLISFFSCLIQLLIHFYITTMVGCKIQVKKRTPEWIKNLLNSKFFESCDVHKEVRRNEKNMFCIDCNLCFCKHCVNSSVHCFHEWLQICKYVYHDVIRLQEIQKHLNCSAIQTYKINGEKAIHLNPRPQSKDSKTSKLKGSVVACEACGRHLQDLPNRFCSIACKVSIDADICKERKIVCSTQITKFDHLSSKESCYTNENESCISLTESSEVIQTWCSAALKPKKNLHKRKGIPWRAPLC encoded by the exons ATGCTCTTTCTCACTACTCTAATCTCCTTCTTCTCTTGTTTGATTCAATTACTCATCCATTTTTACATCACAACAATG GTGGGGTGTAAAATTCAAGTGAAAAAGAGGACACCAGAGTGGATCAAGAATTTGCTTAATAGCAAGTTTTTTGAGTCTTGTGATGTTCACAAAGAAGTTAGAAGAAATGAGAAGAATATGTTTTGTATTGATTGTAATCTATGCTTTTGCAAGCACTGTGTGAATTCTTCAGTTCATTGCTTTCATGAATGGCTTCAAATCTGCAAATATGTATATCATGATGTTATCAGACTCCAAGAGATTCAGAAACATCTTAATTGTTCTGCAATTCAG ACTTACAAAATTAATGGTGAAAAAGCTATACACCTAAATCCACGACCTCAATCTAAGGATAGCAAAACTTCAAAGCTAAAGGGCAGTGTCGTAGCTTGTGAAGCTTGTGGAAGGCACCTCCAAGATTTGCCAAATCGATTTTGCTCCATCGCTTGCAAA GTATCCATAGATGCAGATATATGCAAAGAACGGAAGATTGTCTGCTCCACCCAAATTACGAAATTTGATCATTTGTCATCAAAGGAAAGTTGTTATACAAATGAGAATGAATCTTGCATCTCCTTGACTGAATCCTCAGAGGTAATTCAAACATGGTGCAGTGCAGCTTTGAAACCAAAGAAGAATTTGCACAAAAGGAAAGGCATTCCTTGGAGAGCTCCTTTGTGTTAA